AGCAGCTGCTGCATTCTCCTTACCTCTTGCAGAACCGAGCTCAACAACCTCAACCAGAACAGGAATCCCTCCTTCCTGACCAATTGCTGCTCTTCCCTCATGAGTGGTTGCGATATTTGATAAAACAGCAACAGCCTTGTCAACCATCCCAGCAGCAGGGTCCATCAACTCTACGAGAAACTTAACAGCACCAGCCTGCACAATGCGAGCCTTGTTTTCATGAAGTATTGATAAGTTAAACAAAGCTGTTGCTGCATCCTTCTTGCCCCTAGGAGTTCCATTTCCCAATAAATCCACAAGAGGTTTGATAGCACCAGACCTCCCTATCTTCATCTTGTTATCCTCAATCACAGAAAGGCTAAAAAGTGTAGCAGCAGAGTTTTCTTTAGCCTCACCACTCCCCGTGTTGAGGACATGAATCAGAGGTTCAATTGCATCAGCATTTGCAATAGAACACTTATTGTTGTCATTAATTGATAAGTTGAGAAGTGTGGTAACAGCATTTTCCTGTACTGTCATGTCTTCTGAATGAAGTAAGTTGACCAACAAGTTGATGGAACCACAGTTTGCCATTACAACACGATTATCCATATTGTGCTTGGCAAGTAATCGGAGTTCAGCTGTGGCATCTCTTTGCATATCAATGGAATTGCTACTCAAATCCTGAACCAGCTTCCTAACTTGCTCCTCAAGTTCCAAAAGATCAGCCCTTCTTTCAAACATAGCAGAAGAAACTATTCTAGGAAACCTCTCAGGTCTATGCCAGATGGATTGATTTCGAACTCTTGTCTCCAGCATGGATGGAGCAGCAGGTTGGGATTCTGATACATCCCCTGAAGCATCAGTAGCAGTCGCTGCTGACCTTGAGAACACTTCATTTCCAGCACCAGAAATTGTCggtaaaaattttgaattagatAGTGTGCTGGGTGCCGAGGTGGTTTGATTATGACCTACAAGGGAGTATTCATCGTCTGCTAACATATTATAACCATGTGAGTTTATCTCTCCAGAGTGTGCCATCCGATCTTCAGAACTCTTAATAGATATCCTTTCAACATCCAGAGCAAGCATATTACTAGCAACTCCAGGTAAAGAATCATCCGAAGAGGAACGGGGATGGGATGGAGATGATCCTTCTCTTTGGTTCATACTTGATGAAATCAAACATTTCCTTGGAGAGCTTAAAGAGAGGGCAGAATCGGGTGACGAAGACTGATTGCCCCTTGGAAGGGGTAAACTCTGGGTATCCCTGGGCACACCAGAATCCGCATGTGCTAGAAGTGAAGATGGCTGGTTCAAGCTCAGAGATTTCGTCGGATCAGGAAGCTTTACATTGTTTGACTCGCACCAATTTGCAATAAGTGCCTTAACAGTGTAATTAGGAATGAGATTTGTGTGCCCCAGCATTTGCCTTGTCTTAGGACACACAGTAAGACCGAGATCAATCCATTTCCTTATAAAAGCTCGCTCATAAGTTTGTCCAGAAGCAACAATTACAGGATCGGTCATCAACTCGAGTGAGAGGGGGCAACAAAAATCAGGAGGTATCGGCACAGGCGTGCAGGTCTGAGACTGTTTCATTGTGATGAAGCAGTCGTGCATATGGGAAACAAGAGCTATAATTTGCTCAATATATTCAACTTCCTCAGTCTTTTCAGCTTGTTCGGCattctccttcaatttttcaAGGGCcacaagctcaatcaaaagcTCTTGATTTGACTTCAGTCTTAGGCAATCCGCAATTTTTGCAAAGCTGTCTGAGTTTGCTCCCAAGCCTTTCATTTGAGGCTTAATAGACTTTGTGATAGTCGTGGACATCAGTTCATAATCCACATACTTAATTTTCAGTATATAGTGCTGCAATCCAAATATAAGACATCAGGAAATCCCCATAAGTAAGGATGACAACTCTAACTGACAGAAAGAGCAGAGAGGAACATTACAGCTGGGGTCGGAATAGGGAAAATAGAAGGGAAAAGGAGATCCGGAATGACCTGTGCCAAAGCCTACCTCAAGAGATGACAAAGTTGTATCAGCAAGAAGGCATTGATGAGCAGATTTAAGTAGCTCGAGAATTTCAAGACTACATGTTCGAATTCTTTCAATCAGGGGTTCAGCTTGCAGGACCTATAGATCATcaacacatcaacaatataaatATAACTGCTCAAAGTATTAAAATGCCTTAAATGTAAACCATAAATTCTATAAGTGCACTACATCCGATTATCATTCAGTTTGCTGATTATGAAAAGGAATAAATGGACTATCTGCTTATCCAATAATAAAGAGTGTAGATCTTGAAACATACAAAATAAACATTACTGCCCAACGGTTGCCAGGTTTCACACAGCTCCCTCAGTTCATCAACAAATTGCGCTAGTCCGGCAAATGCTTTCTGAAGCATCTCATTGGAAGTTGCTTCAACATCAACAATGGCCTCAAGAATCGGCTTTAAAATCTTCAATAGATCCTCAGCCTTGTAATAATACCTCTGAACTAGTAGCTCACTTATGCTTTCACTTGACGATAAATGGAAAAATTGGGAGATGTTGCTGAGAAGAACTTTTAACAATGATATCTCCATTGCACCTGGTCAATTCCAAAAAGTAGTAATCCTCAGTTAACTGATCTCACATGAGCAAAGAGCCTGTTCTACAAGACACATAAATGACAAAAGTTAACGCATAAAGTATATGGTCATTTATTGTATAGATAATAATGCTGAAAATTCACAGAAATAATGTCAGTAACATGTGTTTTGTCTGCGTGCACACACGCATGACTGCAGCTAAACTAGTAGCTCGATTAAGAGAACTGCATCTTTTAAGGTTCTATCATCAAGGGTGCCCATAAAAGcagtttaattatttatttttgtcttaTAGTAATAACTTCCTCTTGAGCAACTTTGTATTAATATGAAGCATATTACTAGTTAAACATGGTAATTTACACAAGTTAAAAGGGCAGCCTTGTGCACTAAGCTCCTGCTATGCACGGGGTCCGGGAAAGGGCcggaccacaagggtctattgtacgcagtcttacctacATTTCTGCAAAAGGCTGCTTCCACGACTCGAACCTGTGACCTCCTAGTCACaagacaacaactttaccagttacgtCAAGAATCTCCTTCAACTACTCAAGTTAGAACGATTAATTTATTCAGAAAATTTCCCTGCCACTGACCAACTTACCATAAGTATACATCAACATTTGAATTCACTTCTAAGCCCCAAGAATCTTTCATATCAAGTTTAATATATTTCTACTCCAACTGAATTTCCAGGATCTTTCTGGATAAAACTTTCCATTACTTTATCTTCCACAATTATTGTTGAAGTGTTGCTTCAATGCGTCAGAAGAACACTTCAACCTCGACAATAGAGACAAAGCTAGTGTAAATGAGATTTGAAATTTGGAAAGCTAATAGGATAAGTGCGACTTTAATAGCCGTTGTCAATAAATAGTAAACTTTTATCATCACATGAGAAGTTTTCTCCTATATTCCCTTTTCTTAAATGCACTGATGCATTTTTTCCCAGCTAGAGTTTTATCAACATTCAACTACTATTAGCCCCAACATCATCTATATCCCCTTTTTCTTAAATGCAACGATGCATTTTCCAGCTAGAGTTTCATCAACATTCAGCGTCTACCAGCCCCAACATCATCTATATTCCCTTTTTCTTAAATGCACCGATGCAATTTCTAGCTATAGTTTCATCAACATTCAGCTACTATTTGCCCCAACATCATCTATATCCCTTTTTTCTTAAATGTACTGATGCATTTTCCAGCTAGAGTTTCATCAACATTCAGCTACTATCAGCCCCAACATCATCTATATCCCCTTGTTCTTAAATACACTGATGCATTTTCCACATAGAGTTTCATCAACATTCAGCTACTATCAGCTACAACA
This Solanum dulcamara chromosome 1, daSolDulc1.2, whole genome shotgun sequence DNA region includes the following protein-coding sequences:
- the LOC129884689 gene encoding U-box domain-containing protein 4-like, translating into MEISLLKVLLSNISQFFHLSSSESISELLVQRYYYKAEDLLKILKPILEAIVDVEATSNEMLQKAFAGLAQFVDELRELCETWQPLGSNVYFVLQAEPLIERIRTCSLEILELLKSAHQCLLADTTLSSLEHYILKIKYVDYELMSTTITKSIKPQMKGLGANSDSFAKIADCLRLKSNQELLIELVALEKLKENAEQAEKTEEVEYIEQIIALVSHMHDCFITMKQSQTCTPVPIPPDFCCPLSLELMTDPVIVASGQTYERAFIRKWIDLGLTVCPKTRQMLGHTNLIPNYTVKALIANWCESNNVKLPDPTKSLSLNQPSSLLAHADSGVPRDTQSLPLPRGNQSSSPDSALSLSSPRKCLISSSMNQREGSSPSHPRSSSDDSLPGVASNMLALDVERISIKSSEDRMAHSGEINSHGYNMLADDEYSLVGHNQTTSAPSTLSNSKFLPTISGAGNEVFSRSAATATDASGDVSESQPAAPSMLETRVRNQSIWHRPERFPRIVSSAMFERRADLLELEEQVRKLVQDLSSNSIDMQRDATAELRLLAKHNMDNRVVMANCGSINLLVNLLHSEDMTVQENAVTTLLNLSINDNNKCSIANADAIEPLIHVLNTGSGEAKENSAATLFSLSVIEDNKMKIGRSGAIKPLVDLLGNGTPRGKKDAATALFNLSILHENKARIVQAGAVKFLVELMDPAAGMVDKAVAVLSNIATTHEGRAAIGQEGGIPVLVEVVELGSARGKENAAAALLQLCTNSSRFCNMVLQEGAVPPLVALSQSGTPRAREKAQGLLSYFRNQRHGNAGRG